The Aspergillus flavus chromosome 6, complete sequence nucleotide sequence AGGGTTGCCAAGCTGCCATCAATACCCAGGAAGGCCCACGCGATGGGCATTTCTCCGAGTGGGGCCCGGTTACTTGAGTTTTCAGCTGCATCTGAGCTGTCAGACAAATGTGGCTGGAGCTGAGTCTCGCGATCGGAGTAAATAGTCACTCCCGGGAGCTTGGTTAAGGTTCCACGTGAGCGTGGAACATTGGTGCGAAACCGTATCAGGTCGTATTGGTGTGGTTGAACCCCGATTCGGCCTTCTTTGTCGGTGAAGCGAAAGCCATCTGGAAGTGGGGCTAGAGCTCTGCCAGGGCTGTCAGAGCTGTCAGAGCTATCTATGACAAAATCTTGGCCCCTAAATAGGTACTTGACGTATGTATCGAAGCGGTGAACCCGAAGGCCTGGAACAGGGTCCGAATGAGTATAATCCCCCGAGGCTCTTAGTAAGAAAAATAGCCCCGTATGTAGATTGCCAATTAGGAAAGCCCGAGGGGGCGGCGCAGGGATCAACCCCGAGTGTTCGGATGCAGGATCCCGTCCCAGATTGTtgggaagaagtgaagatCCGGTAGATTGGATAGATGACAGGTAATCCGGTAGCAGGTATGTCTTGACATGGGATAGTAGAGCCAATAGTTGCGCACGAGCCAGCTCCAGCGACTCGCGGGAAGCTCGCAGAATCGAGACAAAGTCGCTTTCAAGGAGAGGAGACGTCGCCTGGGCTTCGAGGCTTGAGTAGATCACGACCTGTGTTTCGCGACCCGCGAAGAGATCCACATATGCAGCCAGCCACGGAGAGGTTGGCGCATCTGCCCCTGAGAACGTAGTCAGAATTTTAGCAGTAGAAGATGGATACGCTAGACCGTGCTGGAGGCGCCGTAGCAACGGGATCGAATAAGGTAACTGGGCCTTCAGCAAAGGAATTAGTGCGTGCGGATCATAGTTAACGATACGAGACGCCGAGGAAAGCCTTGGGGGATCCATCAGGGGCAGGATATGACAGCGGAGATATTATTAGCTTCAGGGAATTGTATTTCCGGGCCAAGCGACAGGCCCCATGCTTCAAGCCGTCAAAGCTCATTGCCGGAGTGCCCGGTTGATCCTTATAAACTGCATTGTAAGCGATTGCGCGAAGGACTGAGTCAATCAATTCACTGACTCAACGTTAGTGATGTTACTTTAAATGGTATAGTCAGGAAGGGAGTATTTGTCATGGCAGCCGAGATCATCAACTTGACAGCACCACCATGCTGAAAGCGGGAAGGCGTGGCTCCGGAGCTCCCGTCATGTCGGAGAGACCGAGTTGTGGCGGTGCGCAACTACGTACCTACACTAAGTATTTCGTTGTCTTCTCTGTAACCCCAGCTTAGTCTCGCGTTATGTTCCCTTCTTTCAATTGGACGCTAACCGAGAAATTATGGACACCCGTTGACACGTCAAATGTCAACTATAATAGATTGATTAATCTCAGGATTTACCAATATAAGGGCATTGTTGGGAAGATTTCAAATGCGCTAATGCACGTGTTTTTGGCCATGTGTCCCAACCGAGGTATCATGCTGAGAACAATCTAGAAAAACATCCATACAGGCGGGCGCATATgatagatcttttttttttttttttttttttttttttgggaaAATACTATTCCAACCTACCAGTATCATTACCCTGGTCATCCTCACCAACGGAGTACAGAAGATCCCGAGGTTCCAGGATCCGAAGCGGCGCTAAAATGCATtcaatataaattaatttcatACGCTAAAAATAAGCCTGATTTTAGACTGGTAATCAAcactaaaaaaagaaagaaaaaattaaaataaaaatgaaattGGGGAAAGGTGATGATatgacaaaagaaaataaatgaagGAGTGACAAATATCATCAGGTTCATAGCTCGTTGCTTCATTAGACCAGTTCACCATGGACTTCGCGATCCTACCATCCAATCTTCCATTGCTAGCCACTCACTCCACCGTGATTCGGCGATACGTAGTTCCTCCTCAGTAGCATCGCGAAGGGGCCTCAAAAATGGCGTCTGCTCATCGGGAAGCATGTCATATGCTGCCTTGGTGGATGTCCACCCTCCACTCTTGGCAGTAAACAAGTAATTGATCCGCTCCTGTTTGCAAACACACCCGACTCCAGCTTGCCAATCATCGCCAAAAAATGCCTGCAGGACTGATGGAGTATCATATCCAGTCACAATGAGACGTCGGATGAATGGCCTCAACGAAGGAGCATTGTAGGTTCCTTCCACTCCGGAGTCCATGTTATGGGGGGCTGGAAATCCGATGACTGGCACGGTAGATCGTTGATATGGAAGCCGAATGTTGACAAAAGCGGCCAATGATTGCACCTGAGGCGAGTGTTGTCCTTGATTGAGAAAATGTTGCATGCAGGCCCAATACCGGGGGTACCATTCATTGAGATCCACTTGAGAGAATTCCGCATCCACCGGAGGTTCTTCCGTGGGGGTGAGCATCCCCCGATTTGGGCTCATATCGTATTCACAAGGACTTTCGGAGACACAGACAGCAGGTGCTTGTCCATGTCCATTGAATTCGGAGTCTAGACCGATCGATTCTGCCAGGGAACCGGATCTTAGAGAAAGCCCATCATGAGAGTTGCGCAAGTCATTGGGGTCTTTCTTACTAGGGGAATGATAAGCGATAGATGCCAGGGGAGAGGACTCGTGTATTTCCATACATGGAGAACTTTCCCAGCAATCTCTTCCAGAACCCTGAACGTCCATTGTGATGGTTGGCTTGGAGCATGTACGGCAAGCTGCAGGAGGTTAAAGTATAAGACAGGCTTATGACGGGAGAGGCCAAAGCGTaatgaagaaacaaaagtCAATGGAGGATTATATTCAACTGTAGTCTGGGGTATCTGGAGAAGAGAGTAAaggagagaggaaatggTGGAATTTATGTTTCATCGTCCATGTCGGTCAAAGGGAGAAGCACGGGCTCCCCGAAAGACAAATTCGGTGAATATGGAAAGGATAGAGTAGAGAACGACCCAAAATGGGTTCGTCTGTGGTATGAACATGGTCGTCATAAGCTTTAGCCCTGGCAGAGTGGAGCCCATATTGAGGATCTGAGGCTATCCCCCATCGTGCTATTGGAAAAAATGGGTCAAGCCACACATAGCTCTAGCCACACATGACAAGCCACCTCAGCCCTAGTACGTGGCTGAGTCGGTCTGGACGTGGCTGTGCACCGCTAGCTTTGCTAGTTCTTAACCGATGCGGAACCCCCTACCTGGCCCTAAGACGCTAAGGCCTCACTAACATACCAACCCGGGTGGTTTAGTCTCGATAGTGCTACCCCATGTAGTAAGCGGACCAATGTGAACACTGCGGTAGGCGATTCGTTATCGCTAGACTAATTGATTATTGAGCGCTCTGAACCCGGCGACCTGGAAACCCCGATGACACTAAGGAAAAGATTTGGAAGAGTTTTTCAACTAGTGAGGGTTGATCCTTGTCGATTCATCAACAATGCTCAGCAGCCTCTGCTAGTCAGGCCCAAAACAATGGTTACTAGGGCGGTCGTTACGAATGACATTGACAGTTTGACAATGGGACTCCATCCATGCGAGGTACGGACCAACGCTCCTACCCAATGTGGGATCGAGCGAAACGGAGTTCCTTGAGTGACAGTGTCAATAGTGGATGCCACAACCTGGGAGCAGATGTGACAGCTCCTCCGTGGGCATCCTCTGTTGTGCTGCAGCGGTCAGGAGTTGCTTGCTGTTGTGTCACCAACacatacgtacatacatgcTATCTCCacccacacacacacatgGTGATCCTACATTGAGGTAACACAGGAGGTGATAGCGCGTGGGCACCACCCTGATTATCATATTTTGCTGAGGGACAGCATTTTGTACAACGTGGTGAGAGTGAACATGACCTCACTGGACGCAAGGGAGAGATTCAGTGAGAAGCGAAATGGAGTATGTCGGGCTGTCGATCAGGCCGCTGTTCGATTCGTGTCGGGATGAGACTAACCCGATTAGTATATCACTACTATTGGTGACCAAGTCAAGTGACTAACGAGAATGAGCTTAGCTGCTTGAAGGAGCCTGGAATTCCAGGAGGGAATCCCGATCTGGCTTAGTCCAATTCAGGGACCGAAGTCTGTGTACCTGACGGGTGGGTCGACCGAATGCGTCCGAGAGGTGTGAGTGGCCGGTCACAAGCGACCCCGTTCCCTGGGTTTGCACGACCACACGCTTTGTAGAGATACGAGGTCGGCTAAGGCCGCTAATAAGCACTACTGAGTTGGTAATTGATTGCGAATGTTTAGTATCATTCCCGACCATGATTGGTTCCCAACCCTTGCAAGTGGATCGCTTCCCCCATTTTTCATTAGCCATCTCGTGAACAGCCTACTGCACACTTCATGATGAGATCATGACTTTAATTTTCTTGATCTAATTTCTGAAATTCAAATCATTTAGTTCATTTGACCCATCATCAGCACGCTAACTCAGGATTGAAGATGGCGCTAAtcagggaaaaaaagaaatttacCAATGGAAATCGGTAGTCTAGCCATGTCAATCGGTGGATTCGATGCCATGCACTCCAACAATCCCCACCCTTGTCAGTGCGTGGCTGACTGCCGCCACGATTGCAGTGCTCGTTATAAAGACTTCAAGGCTTCTCGCTCTGTTACCCATCACACTCGTCTCAAAGCTAAATCGACTCTGAAGATCCTAGATCAAGATCGATATCAAAGATAAAAAGATCACCACCCGTCCCTCAACAGACCATTGATCGTACTACATCTACACAAACTTACGgcctctctcttccttcctaAACCTTCAACCAAGATGGGCTACAAGACCAACTATGAGCCTTACGTGAGTGCAACCTCCCCCCAGGACAATGATTCATGGGAAACAATATAACTAATGAGTCTCACCACAGAGGAGTCAAAGCCTGGATATGAGGCAAGAACTTTCGTCAGAGGAACTTCTCTATCCTTTGGGAGATCTTTATCCACATGTCGTGGCCCTTCAACTACAATCCGAGGACAACCCATGGTCCAAGAACTTCCCTGGCTATTCAGATGTCAGTTACTGGGCCGAAGTGTCTTCATCGCGGCCACCTTCGGAGACTTCTTCGAAGCACACAACATGCAGGTACAGCAGCGGTGAGTCTCCTCTCGTCCTCCAAATGTTACCTGTCACTTTTGCTAATCCTGATGAACTGCAGACTCCACAACCTCCAGATTTGTCACCCGCATCCGGCGACTTCTCAACCGAGATGAGTTGCGCCGACGCTCGAGAGCTTAAACTTGTTTTCACCGAAAGATCTCTTACCTCTCATTCGCCACTTCTCTTCACTGCATCGATGATCGATTCGACTTTCCTTACTTTACTTGCatgaatattttctttctttctttctttcttttttttttttttcctcttgaaCCGCAGCAAGCGAATACCCTCCTGTCTAATGTTTCCTTTGTGATTTCGAAAGAATGCTGAGATCGCCGAAGATCTTGAACTCTAACTCACCGACTCTCtgtctctgtctctctctctccccccCGCCTCCTCTACccctctccatctccctcaCTCACACCacctctctttccctcttgtTGATTTCCCTCAGGGTTCATACTCGTCCCTCTCCTCGTCTGATATGTaatcttgtcttttcttttctttttctttcacaaTTCGGATTAGCAAGGCGTTCACGGGCAAGCATACGCAGGGCGAAACAAAGGGCatcaataattattatcaatTCAACGACTTAACAAATGGGTCGCCAATTCTGTGGTACCCGCAATTCATACATCATTCACTGTCTAGCTTCCCAGAGATAATGGAAAAGTAAGGCAAAGGATAGATCGAAGCCGTACAATGACTCGCATCAATACAGTAATGTATAGCAGATATAATTAGATTCGAATCTTACCGGAACCCTGTCTATTTAGAATTCTGTTTGTATGGATGGCCTTGTCTTCCTGTCCAAGAGGTATATCAACACTGTACATACCAAAATACAGTCTAAATTGAACAACCATACAGTCTGAATCCCACAATGTGAAGCTACAATATTAGTACTAGTACACTACAACAAAAGGTATGGAGCAAACCCCCCGCAGGCCAATAGTAGCAACCACAAACCCCTCCATTCACCAATCCAGCTATCAGATCCCACAACCTAAACAATACAAATCACCCCGAACGACTACCCCACCTCTCCTATTTCGGGTCTCGATAAATCATGACGTGAGCTGTGGAGATCTCCAACTCCGCCAATATACGCTTAACCTCTTCGACCACCGGACGCCAGTCTCGTCGATGTTCTCTCTTCACCGATATCAGCACTGTTGGCCGGCTATTGTCAGGTGACTGCTTATCGCTGATTCGGTAACAGCCTACGGCGAGAAATCCGGCTCTATCCACGCGCTTTGTGATTGTGTTTACAACGTCCTTGTTTTTGTGGTATAATTCGTCTGTCTCCTTGCAGAGGAATATATGGGGGCGCCATGCGTCATAGATAGTGGGGAAGTCGTAGTCCTGGCCCGGAGGTTCGGTTGAGGACGCGGGTGTTGAGGTGGGGTTTGGGTTGGTTGAGGGTTGCTCCATTGCAACAACTAGCTAGATTCGTGGGTGGTGCTGGATTTCTAGGTGTTAGTTTTGTACATTCAGGACTAGGTAATGAGTCAAACAAGGGAGGAAATGATACtctgaaaaaaaaaaaaaagaaaagaaaaaggaatataCACCTGAGGACTTACCTGTAGTATGAGAGACTCAGTTATAGCAGTCTGTATTGCTTAGGCGTACGGCAGAGTATATCGAGATCTGGTATGCTTCATAGCGAGCCAACAACTTTGAGGGGACGAGTGCCTTTATAGATGGTCTCATAATGCTGCAATGTTTCTCTGTTGAGTGTTCTTATTCTTAAGCTATtcttgaaagaaaaagaatcaaatAAATTTTTGACAGTGAATAAAGCAAGCTTTGTCTGCCTTCAGTGAATAAGAATAGTCTAAGTATGATCATGGTGCCAGTGTTTGTTTCAGGAAACATGGTTTACAGCTGTCTAAGAATAAGTCAGAGATGAGGAAATCCATATTCGTACTTCGTAAAAGACGTGACACAACTTCAATTAACAGTAACAGGTCCCTTCCTACTTTATGAACTAGATGGCAACGGGACACGGTTATCCACTCTTCAGGGTCTATAGAAGATGTCTTACAAAGACCGATAGTTAAAAGGGGAGCAATGCCAAGTAGCCCCTGAAGAAAGTAATAAGGTGATACAGAAAGTCCCAGAGGTTAAATTAGACCAGCACAAACAATCAAATATGAGGTTATTATAACTCTCCATGTATTTACTTGGATAGTTCTATCTATGATAATGGGAggattatataatctatatttagagAGCACTAACCAAACAGGGACTAACGCAAAGTTTAATGGGGAAAGATTCGTTGGCCTCGAGATCCAGGTTTCTTATCCATGATTATGCTAACTGGTTTAAGCCATAAAGCCTCGGATGGATACAAAGATTGCCGCCTTATCACATCCAAGCCACCCCAGAAGGCACGCGAGCTCAATCTCCTGATATACAGGACATGGTCACTGTCACTGTACAGTGAAGCACCATCCCGACCAAGGGCGATCTACATCATCAAAAAAACGAACCCACCCGAATCCGACCGCATCCCCTAGAACCCGCTACTCCGGGAGCCTAAAACCAGAACCATGGCAAGATATTCCAACATCGACGACCTCGATTATGCCGACGACTCTTCAGACGACGGTCTACATTCATTCAACGATAACAACAACAGCGCCTCCTCCTATCGTCTTACTAAATACGCCCGCCCGTTAATCGACTACGTCCGAAACGAGTGGCAGAGCAATCCCAAATATGCCTCCCTTCCCACAACAAACAGCGACACCTCTGACTACCCGCGCTGGGTCCAGATGCTCGGCTCGATCGTAACAGCACCCCGCTTCCGCCGGTACGTCCTTGTTTATACGACAGTTCTGGTCTCGTGCTGGCTCGGGTGGAAGTTCGTCGTGTCGCCGCGGCTGGAGGAACATGCGGCGATTCTGCACGCGCTGGATCCGcaggtgaaggaggaagtgggCGGGTGGTTTGGGGCGAATGCGTTACCCAGATTCGATAATATCGTTCAGTTGAGGACGCTGGAGCCGTCGTTGTTGCCGGGGGAGGTGACATCGGAGTCCGATGAGCATGGTGGAAGGAGGTTGATTTTTATCGGTGATGTGCATGGTTGCAAGGATGAGTGTGCGTACAATGCCTACAATACCCCTACACCATAACTCCACTCACCGGGTACTAACCTTATATATCTCGGGAATCTACAGTGGAAAGACTCCTAGAAGAAACATCCTTCAACCCAGACACCGACCATCTCATTTTCACCGGCGACATGATCAACAAGGGCCCCGACAGCCTGGGCGTCGTCGACCTAGCCCGCGAATACTCAGCCTCATGTGTCCGTGGCGACCACGAAGACAGGGTCCTCAGCCTCCGCCACAACATGATCGCCGCCAACACCATGAACGACGAATTCCTCGACGACGCAAACATGCACAGGGGCCAGTACACGAAAGAGCGCCAATTGGCGCGACAGCTGAGCGAAGAGCAAGCTGATTGGCTCGATACTTGTCCGGTCGTTCTGAACGTAGGCCAGATCAAAGATATGGGACAGGTTGTTGTGGCCCATGCGGGGCTGGTTCCGGGGGTGGATCTTGATAAGCAAGATCCGTATAGTGTTATGAATATGTTGACTGTTGATTTGGATACGCATGTGCCGAGTTCGTCGAGGAAAGGCATAAAGTGGACCAAGGTGAGTTACACCCTCTGTTTCTTGCGTGTATGCAATCGTCGGTACTGTTCAGGGCTAATGAATATACCAGTTGTTCAACAAACACCAGTCACTTCTCTCTGATAGTCTCCATGAGACCTTCGAAAACCCCGAGTCGATGCTCACGACCGTCATCTACGGCCACGATTCCAAGTCGTCGCTTTCTCTCAAGACCTACACTAAGGGTATAGATACCGGCTGCTTCAAAGGCGGGAAACTAACGGCACTGGTCGTTGGGGACGGTGGAAAGCAAAAGACCGTGCAGGTGAGATGTAACAACCACACTTAAATAGTAGGAGGTCAGCGTGAACCTtctcttggttttggtttctAGATTTGCGTTTCCGTTCTCCGCTGGCATGGGGAAAGCGTGTGATTTTGAATACAAAGCATGCTTGGTGTTACGGCGCTT carries:
- a CDS encoding Ser/Thr protein phosphatase family (hypothetical protein Ao3042_02225), which gives rise to MARYSNIDDLDYADDSSDDGLHSFNDNNNSASSYRLTKYARPLIDYVRNEWQSNPKYASLPTTNSDTSDYPRWVQMLGSIVTAPRFRRYVLVYTTVLVSCWLGWKFVVSPRLEEHAAILHALDPQVKEEVGGWFGANALPRFDNIVQLRTLEPSLLPGEVTSESDEHGGRRLIFIGDVHGCKDELERLLEETSFNPDTDHLIFTGDMINKGPDSLGVVDLAREYSASCVRGDHEDRVLSLRHNMIAANTMNDEFLDDANMHRGQYTKERQLARQLSEEQADWLDTCPVVLNVGQIKDMGQVVVAHAGLVPGVDLDKQDPYSVMNMLTVDLDTHVPSSSRKGIKWTKLFNKHQSLLSDSLHETFENPESMLTTVIYGHDSKSSLSLKTYTKGIDTGCFKGGKLTALVVGDGGKQKTVQVRCNNHT
- a CDS encoding uncharacterized protein (expressed protein); amino-acid sequence: MEQPSTNPNPTSTPASSTEPPGQDYDFPTIYDAWRPHIFLCKETDELYHKNKDVVNTITKRVDRAGFLAVGCYRISDKQSPDNSRPTVLISVKREHRRDWRPVVEEVKRILAELEISTAHVMIYRDPK